The region tttttaactaaaaaataagaattaagaaccttgcattagagatgctctaagtTGACACTTATTTTGAAACGGATGAGTACTTACCAACTTATActcttaaatttattaatatacttCTAATTAAAGATGTAAATTGGTAAATTGCTAATTTATTCATCTTAAGGATTTACGTCTTGCAATACACTAATAATTTTATACTGTTAATAACTTTAGATAAAATattgtaataaataaagataaaatatatttttatcaactattgaatcagagttaaaaaaaaaactattgaatCATAACTATTCACCACTTTAATTATTCGTGTTGAATCttgtaaaattattataattataagtGAATAAGATGCATTGAACCACATAAATAAACTAAGTTAATATGCGAAGGGCATGCATGCTGATGAATCAATTCACGCCTAAACAGCATGCGTCGTATACGTGACGTGAACTTATACAAATTGCAAGCTGAACAAAAATTTATGTGGTTATTATTGATTGGATTTTTATGATGAATTATTGGTCTTCTACGAAAAAAAACAATAGTGACACGATCCGACGAAAATTAATTGTTATAATTACAATAGGCAAAGTCGAACTAATTAGAGTGTCTTTTGGACAAAAGAAAAAGGCATGTTTCATTTTGAATTATTTAATTTCTATTTAATTGATTTCTTTATTACCAGCTTCTTCCGTCTTGTCACCGAATATCTCAGCCCAGTAAAATTCACTTCCTTATATTCTGttccaaaataattaaataacgATTTATTTCGTGGTCCTTGTGAACGATGGAGCATTTGCTTGGACAGCactatcttctttcttcttcattactaGTACTAACCACTAACGCCAATACTTATGAGAGGTCCACTGCGATTGGTAGCTAGCTAGCTATGTCGATCCAGaactttttttttccgataCTTATTTAATTGGTTGAACGTACGCTTTGGGTTGAAGATCATGTTAGAGCATTAACTAATATTAATGAATCATAAATATAATTAAGTTGAGTACACCAAATTAGTTTTCAAGAAAGCCTATGCTTGCTAGTTCAGGACAGTAATTCTCATGCAGATCAAATCATTAATATTATATGTGGTAACCCGACAAAGATAAAGAGTAAGGTTATGTTTGACATGCTAAGCTGATAAGCTAACTGAAatctgaaaagctagctgaaagttgaaagctgataagctagctgaaagttgaaagctgataagctagctgaaaactgAAAAACTACGTAATAGGAATAAAAGTGTTGGTAAAACTagttgttgaacaagctgaaattgtaaaatgacataaaatgacatatttatataattctttttatatttaacattactttattttcacattaatacttatatgatattaatgttaaaattattataaaaattttaatttcactcaagttatttatcatcttaaaaatataatattaattttatttatttaattttctatatttttattaaattaaatagaataaaaaaataattactaatttttaatatagaattatttgttttattctaaaGTAGTAAATATTTGTGTGCGGGAATAGTATAcatatgagacaagtgtgataactAATAAGTAAATATGTTtagtaaaaaacatataaggctaaaTGTGGaagtttaataaaataataagaataaaaatgagaatatatttaataagctataagctttaagctacctgagatagcttatagcttaaagctttaagctactgaaataagctttttcaccaaacatttttatagagcttttaagctaatcaaataagctttaagctagtcaaataaactATAAGTTAACTGAAataacatgtcaaacatagcctaagaCTAATATTTTAAACACAATTTCAATATAGACTAATATGGAGAGAAGAGCAAAATTTATGTGCAGCTTCaggacattttttttttacatggacCGCCTAGCCCGAGCTTCAGGACATTTTTTACTTGTTACTGTAGTTTCCTTGTTTTACAATGGTTAGATTTTGTATCTCTCATGCATCATATACCTTGGGAACATTTTAATTTTCAGTTCTTTGCTTTGTGTTCATGtccttctagaaaaaaaaatatggatgATAATTTGGCACACGTAACAATATAGATAATCTAATTGGAAGTAAAAATTAACGATTCCATTATATTTCCAATTTTAACAATGCCCTCCAATTCATATATTTTCTTGTTATTcaaatatcatatcatatcatagtGGTGGGTGAGGATAAGGTGTAagtttttttgaaaagagaataatatatatatatatatatatatatatatatatatatataatgttgagaaacaacccctctcaacatgggtaaaATAATCTAACTAGCAAGTTGCAAgcacttttatttaatttgttggaaatcaaatcatatTGAATGTCTTTGGTATCTAGCTAGCACTTGAGATGAGGTATGAAATGAAGATAACGAGCTCTGCTATatatgaagactattcagatattaatttttattggcttttaaaaaaaatgcgtGGCAACCCAACAAACaacaatttgaggtttttggttGACATCTTTTGTTCGTTTGCATGTGAGAGACTTAGTGAACTAGATTATTCAAAATGATAAAGATTATCTCAAGAAAATGTCATTCATTTTGACTATATATGAATGCATTATTGGCGGGGTCCTAGCACAAGATTCCAACTTTTCTAACAAGATCATTAGGAGATGGCCCCGCTCCCATTAAAGTCTCTTCAATGGCATAGGTTGCTTCGATCGAGTTTTTGAAATGTGTACTACAATTTACTATGTGTGACAACCATTTTGTACTTCCCATGTAATTTTCTTCTGGTAAATTCACTTTACTTTGAACGGCAGCAACCTCCGGCCTTATCAATTTATACCTATTTTTCAATTGTTAAAAGTCAAATAGTTTTCTGTTAGAAGGACGTTTTCAACAGCACCCAACCTCCACCGGATCCAAATCCATGTGATTTTCAACCTGTTAATAAATTTTGCAAATTACTAACAAAGTCTAACATAATTGGTAGATATAGTTAAACTCCGTACACATTTGATCATCTAGAATTCAACGTATAAAGAATGGTTTGTTAAGAAAAGTCTATTTACTTCATGTGATTTCCACATCTCAAAGAGGTTAGTCTCGATAATGACCGCCAAGTGAAAtgccttaaaaaaataaaaaaatcaattagtaagaaagaagaagatagaAGAAGAGTGAAACCGCTTAAATTGGTAGGTTACCAATCCCACAAATAAAAATTCTCTTACACATGTAtcccaaaagaaagaaagtaataaaaaaaatctcacaCATGACAAAAACAAGTAAACAACACCTTTCCACATGTTCCGTGGTGAGGCAATCCAGAATCGGAACCATATCACCAAACCAAACCACACCAGCACCATAAACAAATTTTTGGTAAGATCATCAAATTTTATTCaattatataataataacaactcgaaataaatattttataatgataaaattaaataatagtcaGAACATAACAAACTCAAGCGAGTTCTAATCTGGACAGGATTCTCCAGCCAGCATCTTCTATCTCTAGCTACAAGACCAAATTATATAAATCCGAAAATTAtatcataaaattaatttatctatATTAATACAAAATATAACCTCCCCTCGATTTAtatacttaatttttttcatttacatGCGTCGTCGTCGGCGTGTAAAGTATACACACTCAAAAACCATAGCTCCTCGAGTAAAATGGAAATCACATGACGGAACAAGCATTGGGATTCTCATCACTGAACATCTGCGGCGGAGGGTGAGGCTGCATGTAGAacggttgtggtggtggctgcATGGGATAACCCTGGTTCATCACATGATACCCTGAGGGCTCCATGTAATGATTATTATACATTGGCTCATGATGAACCTCCATACCACCATAACCACCGTAACCACCGTAACtgcttgatgatgatgatgcaccTTGTTCATGTTGTCCGTCGTACCAATACATTGGCGGCGTTTGTAGCGGGTACTGATACTCCATTTTGTTAACCTCAACCACCTTCGCCGCCGCCGCGGCAACCGCACCTTCATCTTTCTTGTCCTTAttgtctttctctttctctttcttctcacCACctccttctttctctttcttatcttcttctttctttggtGGGACCACATCCACGTTCCGCTTTGTCTTCTCCGTCACGTACGCCACCAGCTCCTTTGCGTCCATCGTCCCCTTCACCGTCACCAAATCCTTGTCTCCGTCAAGGTTCACCGACTCCACACCTTTGAACTTCAGAATCATCtttttgattttgttaatgCAACCGTCGCAGTGTAATCTGATCTTCATAACCACCGTGCTCTGAATAAATCAAAAAGAACTTGAGTTAGAGAATTTTGAATTAAGCATGGAAGCGGAAATTCAAAGAGAAGATTATGTATGTACCTCTTTAGGCTTTTTTTCTTCTGGCTTTTTCTCATCGGATTTCTTCTCTTCAGATTTCTTCTCATCAGATTTCTTTTCTTCAGGCTTCTTCTCCGGCGATTTTTCTCCGGCGCCGGCGTCTTTTTTAGGCGGAGCAGAGACGAGGTCCACCTTCTTCTTGGTTTTCTCTGCAATCTTGGCTTGAAGCTTGACGGCGTCAAATTTACCGGTAACTGTCACTTTGTTAGCTTCCAGTTCTGCCTTCACGTTTTCCACACCTGTTTGAGTTCCAACTCCGTTAGTTTCTGAATTTCAAATCTCAAATAggaatgaaattaatttttatacacATCCGATTAGATTCGGGATTCAGTCACggttaaaattaattatccaTCTCTTAGAGTGTATTGTATGGAGATCGAACCAAAGTTCTTCTCACACACTTAACTGAGCTACCCTCTTGAGTATATGAATGAGATTTTTGATTATAATGGTGAATGAATGGGGtttgtaattaattaatttaattaccTTCAAAATGGCGAACGGTGCGTTTGATTTTCTTGATACATCCTTCGCAATGCAAGTCGAGCTTGTAAACGATAGGGGCAGGTGCGTCGTTTTTAGCTCCTTCGTCGGGCTTCTTCGCGGTTTCATTCTTAGGTTGCTCCTTTTTCTGCAATATCATGTATATATAAACGACATGAGTTAAAGAAATTCCAGGAATCTAGAATTGAATATACTAAACTGAAAAGTAAGGGAAAATATGAATGAAATTAAAACTAACTAACCTCTCCCATTTTTTGTGTTTGGGTATGATATGAAATTATAAGATAAGATGTTGCTGGGTTTGTTGGTTTGTTTGAAGAGTGGAAATGGAGGCAAGGGAggggaatatatatataaacgaATGGGGAGTACTAGTCACTAGCGGTGGGTGATGAGGTCATGGATTAGTTGGGTAAGATGTGGATAGGTTTGGGGCATGTGTATGTATGTATCTATAACGATGTGGAATGgatgaatgatgatgatgatgatgtttggGCTCATGTGAAGGGGAGAGAGTGTGTGTATAGAAATTTTATTCTAATGTTTGTGTTCGTATAGTAAATTAAATAATGAACTAAATGAATAGTGGCATGTGTGATGTGTGTTAAAGGGTTTTTTGGTGTTGCCGCCGAGTAGGACTCAACTGATATCAAGAAACGACGGCGTTGTGGGCTTGTGGCTGACTTGTGACTCTTGACTCATCATCTAAATTCATTTTTGACTGGACTCTCACTTACGAATTTGACAAATTCTTTTTTATGCTAGCTTTATTTATTTGAGACCTGAAAAAAGAGTAGCGGTATTATGAATTGTACTACTTCTCTGTAAAAGAATAAAACCTACTTCcatcataaaaaaatttcatgtaAATGTTGTATGTCTATATTTTTGAACCGGCTAATGTATACATGTCTTTATTTTAACCTTACACAATGGAAATTTGACCCATTAGTGAGTTTTTTTTCGgtatttttcaatttaataaaaataatattttcataCTTTGGGTACTAAGTTAGGCAATATATTTTGAAATGACCCGATATAAACGTTTGAAGTATTCATTAAGGTCTCATATGTTTTGATATTTAGATAGAGTAATTGTTCTTTCTAGATTCTGGAACAGAACACGAGCCCCAACTAGCGTATTATTGTTGACATGTCAAGCTCCCGACCTTGAGATCCCTTTGGGTTGCCCGAGTCCCTTTTAGCCATTGTTTGTTGATAGGCTAAGTTGTAGCTAGTGCCACTTTTGTGTGTGTATAAAGATGTTCGGCCTCTTGGTCAACCGTGTCTTATGATGAATTCCAACCAGGAGATGGCCACAGAACTGAAGCGCCACCTCATTTTCGGTTCAGTATGTCCTTTAGTGAAATGTTTCGTGCTGATAGGTCATCTTTTTTTGGTTTATGCTCACACTCCCTTATCGTGCATTTTTCACTTTTCCTTTCTTCATTACTCCAATTGTTAGGCTTGTTTTTTGGCTCTCTAACCAAGTATTCTCCTTATTGTATTTGTAATTGGGTTCTAGCATCCTTTGGCTAGCTTAAATTCATTTCGCTTACAAATAAAAAACCATTTTGAGACCCCCACTATTTCTGAATCCTTTGTCAGTGCCCCTTGCTACCTCCTTTCTCTGCCTTTTTCATCATCGGGTTTGTCCTCCTTCTTCTGAGAGGATTTTTATGTATGCTTGCACCTTTTTCAATCAGAAACTCAAGCTTCCTTTCATAGCTTTTCAAACCTGGGTCTTATCTCATGTGGACATTACCCCTTTGCAACTTCACTCTAACACTTGGGCCTTTTCTCAAGCATACACGAGTTTCTTCAAACATATTGACATATCTCCCCTTGACcttctcttctttttcatctttgATGTTTCTTTCCTGTCCGAGGGCTTTAAGAAAAATGAGCtttaccaccggccaaaagATGTATGGATGTGGAGAATAGATTCTTCGTTGGACTGCTCTTCCTTGGAAGGACTCCATATTTTCGTATTCCAGCAACCATGTGGGAACCGAAGATGGGTACGTGCAAGGCACTCCGGAGCTGAACTCAAAAAGTCTAAGGAGAATTAAGGATTAGGGTTAGAAGAAAATGTGCACCTGGTGTGTGTGTCCCCCTGGTGTGTATCTATATGCTTAGCGTATACCAAACCCGGAAGGAATCATCTACGATATGATAGAGACATGCAAAGTTATAACAGATACTATTGGTAATATAATATATCATCTTGACTTAAGAGTCTTTATTCTCATGTGAGCGGAAGGGACGAATATCATTTGGTATATATGtccttatattttgtaacacaAAGCTGATAAATGCCATTTTTACGTGTATTTGGATTTCATTTTTTAGCTCTTATTTGACTTGTATGCTTTCATTATTGATAACTTTATACCTCAATTGTTTAATTTGTTAAATTCTATAAATATTGTATTGAAATCATGTTCAATCCTCTAATTTTAATGTAGGATGGAAGCTTAAAGAAGATTAAGAAAATTCAAGTCATCCCATATGCGGGATCATGTAGAAAATGAAGAAACCATGGTTAGAAGAAAGCAGGGCGCTGAGCGCCCTAAAATCCATTTCTAAAGCAACCTGTGCGTTTAGCGGATCTCAAGGGCACTAAGCATCGTTTGGCCACCATAAGCACCTATTTAATGCCAAAATCAGAGCAGAACATACCAAGTTTTAAATTCTTTGAATCCTTTTAAGGTTTTTGAGTTCTTTTCACTTGAAACTAGGAGAAAGATAGGGGAACTTAGAGAAGAAGCTTAGGTGTCAGATTCGACGGCGAGACAACGCGCAATTAATCTTCAGTTATTATTTCTTCTTCATGATTGTAAGGTTATCCATGAAAATGAATAGCTTAATTATCTCTCTTTAGTTGGGGGTTAGATGTGATTGTTTTGATAGTTATGTTTTCTATGCGATTCTTCAATATGGAGCGTGTTCCTTTGTAATGATTTAGTGATTTTTTCTTGATCTTCATGTTGTATCTTAGATTGATCACTTAAGGTATTTTGCTTGATTCAACTTGTGAGCAAAAGCTACAATATTttgagtctgaactagagttaataactAAAAAATCCTAATTTCTAGACATATAGTTAGGTGTGTTAGCCACTTAAACACCTAAACTTCATGATAACtatctttcttaatcatgtgagataTCAATGTTTAGGATAAAGATTTATTGATATCCACTCACGCTAGACATCAATGACGTAGGGTTGAACTGGAGTAGATAAATCATATGCTTGAACATGTTATGTGTTTGAATCGCTAGAATACGCCGAGGCCATTCAATGAAGTCTAATCTTAGCAAATTCTCATACATGTTGTTtctcaatctttttttttcatgttcttaaacaaACAACAACCAATCTCTTGTGAATTCATCATTTGAGTTTGCTAACCACTAAACCACATAAGTATTCACGTCTCAGAGGATGACAAAACTCGTATATCTTACTACAGTTAATCTTGAGTTCCAAAACAGTACAAACAATgaaaaaaacctttatcaaaaGCATCAAAGCATAAGCTatgtttcaaaataaaaaatcaagttGAAATTAGAACCTGGTGAAACGTTTGAAGATCAAAGATTGAGATAGAATGGTGTGGGCT is a window of Lotus japonicus ecotype B-129 chromosome 5, LjGifu_v1.2 DNA encoding:
- the LOC130717788 gene encoding heavy metal-associated isoprenylated plant protein 3-like encodes the protein MGEKKEQPKNETAKKPDEGAKNDAPAPIVYKLDLHCEGCIKKIKRTVRHFEGVENVKAELEANKVTVTGKFDAVKLQAKIAEKTKKKVDLVSAPPKKDAGAGEKSPEKKPEEKKSDEKKSEEKKSDEKKPEEKKPKESTVVMKIRLHCDGCINKIKKMILKFKGVESVNLDGDKDLVTVKGTMDAKELVAYVTEKTKRNVDVVPPKKEEDKKEKEGGGEKKEKEKDNKDKKDEGAVAAAAAKVVEVNKMEYQYPLQTPPMYWYDGQHEQGASSSSSSYGGYGGYGGMEVHHEPMYNNHYMEPSGYHVMNQGYPMQPPPQPFYMQPHPPPQMFSDENPNACSVM